The Planctomycetota bacterium DNA segment GAAACGAGTTGGGGCCTGAGATTGAGGCCATCAAGGAAAGGACCGGCTCGCCGCCCCGGCTCGCCAGCCTGCTGGCGAGCGACAACCCCGGTGCGCGCGTATACACGCGGAGCCAGGCCAAGTCGTGCGAAGAGGTCGGCATCGCTTACGACCTCGTGGAACTGGCGCCCGACACGAGTGCCGACGCCCTCGGCGCCAAAATCGACGAACTCGGCGCCGACCCGGCGGTCCACGGCATCCTGTTACAGATGCCGCTGCCGCCCGGCATCGACGCGCAGCAAATGGCCGAGCGGATCCCCGCGGGCAAGGACGTGGAGGGGATCACGGCCGCGAACCTCGGCAAACTCCTCTTTTACGAGCCCGCCCAACTCGTGCCGTGCACCGCGGCCGCGGCCTACGAACTTATCAAGTTCGCCGGCTGCCAGGTCAAAGGCGCCGAGTGCGTCGTGGTCGGCCACTCGCCGATCGTCGGCAAACCGGTCGCCTGCCTCATTACGAATGACCTGGGGACGTGCACGATTTGCCACATCGGAACCCGCGACCTGAAGGCCCATACCACCAAGGCCGAAATCCTCGTTGTGGCGGCCGGCAAGGCCGGCCTGGTTCGCGGCGAGCACATCATGCCCGGCGCGACTGTCATCGACGTCGGCATCAACCGCGTCTCCGTCCTCGACGAGCGCGGTCAGCCCGTCCTGAACGACAAGGGCAAAAAGAAGATGAAGACGGTCGGCGACGTGGAGTTCGAGTCGGCCAGGAAAGTCGCCGGCGCCATCACGCCCGTGCCGGGCGGCGTGGGGCCCGTCACCGTCGCAATCCTCCTCAGGAACACCGTCCGGGCCGCCAGGGCCCTGGTGCGGTGACTTTCGGCAATGACTCCTCGCGAGCCCCGGGTGTGACTATATTTTCTGGCATCAGGCAGGGGCTTAGGAGTGTGTGGCACGGCGGGACTTGCCCCGCCGTGCGCTGCACACGGCCGGACAAGGCCGGCCGTGCCACACCAAGTTACAGTTTTGCCTGCGCAGCACCCTATGGGGTTGCCAGAAAATCTAGTCACCCCCCGAGCCCCGCGGCGAGCGTTTTTGGCTTGCCTCGGGCCCTCCACGGCCCTAAACTTCCGGCTTCCCTCAGGCGGGTCCGCCGTCCCCGAGGGCCGGTGGAATCGAATCTGCAGCATAAAGGAGCCGACGCGTGTCCAAGAAAAATGCAGGGGAATTGCCCGAAGGCCACGTGCTCTTCACGAGCGAGGCCGTGACGTGCGGCCACCCGGACAAGATGGCCGACCAGATATCCGACGCCATCCTCGACGCCATGATCGCCCAGGACCCCGCCAGCCGGGTCGCCTGCGAAACTCTTGTTTCGACCGGCATGTGCATCGTCGCCGGAGAAGTGACCACCAAGGCGGTCGTCGACATTCCGGACGTCGTGCGCAAGACGATCAAAGACATCGGCTACACCGACGCCTCCATGGGCTTCGACTACGAGCATTGCGCGGTCCTGGTGTCGCTGAAGCGGCAGAGCCCGGACATCGCCATGGGCGTCAACGCGGCGAAGGGCAAGGAACAGGGCGCCGGCGACCAGGGGATCATGTTCGGATACGCCTGCCGAGAGACGCTGGAACTCATGCCCATGCCGATCCAACTCGCGCACCAGTTGTGCAACCGTCTGGCGGAAGCCCGACGCTCGGGTGAACTGAAATGGCTCCGGCCGGACGGCAAGAGCCAGGTCACCGTCCAGTACGACGAGGAGGGCCGGCCTGTCCGCGTCCACACGGTACTCGTTTCCACCCAGCACGCCGACACCGTCTCGAACGAGGAAATCCGCCGGGCCGTCATCGCCCACATCGTCCATCCCGTCATCCCGGCCGAGTTGCTCGACGACGACACGATTTACCATGTGAACCCGACCGGCCGATTCGTGATCGGCGGCCCGCACGGCGACTGCGGCCTCACGGGCCGAAAGATCATCGTGGACACGTACGGCGGCAAAGGGAGCCACGGCGGCGGGGCGTTCAGCGGCAAGGACCCCTCCAAGGTGGACCGCAGCGCTGCCTACATGTGCCGACACGTCGCGAAGAACGTCGTCGCCGCCGATCTCGCCGACGAGTGCGAGGTCCAGGTGTCCTACGCCATCGGCGTCGCCGACCCCTTGAGCGTCCGCGTGGACACCGCCGGCACCGGCGCGATCCGCGACGTGGACCTCGCGAAGGTCATCCGCGAAGTGTTCCCCCTGAAGCCGCGGGCGATGATCGAGTACCTGGACCTCCTGCGGCCGATTTACCGCAAGACGGCCGAGGGCGGACACTTCGGCCGCGAACTCCCGGAGTTCACCTGGGAAGAACTGCGCAAGGTCGACGAACTCAAACAGGCCGCACGGAAGTACGAGTAATCTTCGTTCGGAAGCAGGAAAGAAAACGAGGCATCTGCCACATTTATGGACAAGGCCCAAAACGCTCTCGCACCTGAGCTTTTTGCCTTGTGGACGAGCGGCAATATTGCTAACGACAAGAAGTTCGGGCGAAGAGTTTTCCGTTACCACCCCCGTTCCGACGAGCACTCAAAGACGCTTTGTTCCATGGTGTTGAGGGACATCGTGGACTCCTGCCCCTTACTGGCCGTGCATGCGAGAGAGGGCAAGATCGTCGCTGGCATCAACGCGGCGTACAGGTTCCCCAACGGTAAGACCAAGACGCTTGATCTTGCCCTGGGCACGCCGTTGAGGAGAATCGCGCCCCCGTCTGGGAGCGAGCGTGTCGGCTTGGGCGAGATCGGCAACCTGCGAATCGCCTTGGAGGCCAAGCAGTGCATGACAGAACACTCGAAAACTCAACCCCGGCTATTCGATGAATTGTCCTCGGCACACGAGATTGTCCACCAAGGGGACACCAAGGCCATCTCGGCGGGGATCGTCGTCGTGAACATCGCGGTCACATATGCCTCCCCGACACGACAAACGAGTGGTTATGGCCCCCCGGTATTCATTTCTCATCGACAGCCGGCCGTGACTGCCTCGATGGTCAATCATCTTCGTGGCCTCTTGTTGCGGGAGAAGCCTGGAGAGGTAGGTTTCGATGCCTTTGCCACGATAGTGATCAATTGCGACAACGTTGGCGCCTGCACGCTGCATACGGCCCCGCCCGCTCCGCAACCCGGCGAGCGGGACCACTACCAGACGTTCTTGGCACGCATCAGCGCTGCGTATTCTGCCCGTTTTTCTGGATAAGAAGAACGGGAGCGTGCGTGAAGAGACCCCGTTGACCGATTTCAGACCGCAGACGGTTTGTCGCCATTTCAAAGTACGCCGGGTCTACTTCGTTGGATATGCTGTTCCGGTTGGCCATCATCGCGGCGACGCTTGTCGTGCCAGTGCCAGCGAACGGGTCCAACACCGTATCGCTAGTGAATGAAAACATGCGAACTAGCCGAAAGGCGAACTCCACAGGAAAGGGTGCAGGGTGTGAACGAGTAGATGCACCGGTCAGCCCCGTCCAGATGGGGCGGAACCACTTATCCTGTTCTTCCTTCGTAAGACGCGAGAAAGCACGCTGTTCGTCCGTTGGTTTGCGATAAGCGCCATGTTTGCGGAGCATCAGGACGTATTCGATGTCGTTTTTTACAATGGCGTTCGGCTCGTAGGGCTTGCCAAGGAACCCACCACCGCGCCGGCCTGCCTCGAACTTGGCGTTGGCGATCTTGTGCCAGATTATGGGGGTCAGATAGTCAAACCCAATCCTGCGTGCCCGCACTGAAATGTCTGCGTGCAGAGGAAAAACGTGATGGCGTCCCCCATTGGCACGCCTCGCAACACAGACGTCACCCACATTGCACACGAGGCGGCCACCGGGCACCAAGACGCGGAAGCAGTGTTGCCAGACCGTGTCCAGTTCGCAGAGGAAGGCTTGGTAGTCGTCAAGATCGCCGAGTTGGTTGGGATGGTCGTTGTACTTCTTCAGATTGAAGTAGGGCGGGGACGTGACGACAAGGTGAACCGTCTCGTCCTCTATCCAATCGAGTCTCCGTGCATCACCCAAGCTAAGCACATGTTTTGTCGCTGGCCCGTTATAAGGGCGAACCGTGGGTATTTCGGTTCGGCGCTTCCGAGAACGCTCAAGCTCCACACTAGTTACGTCGTGTGGGGCAACTGCCAGAACTCGAGAATTGGATTCGGTCATGTGGCGATCTCCTCAGCGATCGTCCTGACGAACCGGGCTACCATGACCCGCCTGTGCACTTTCAACACCATAATAGCCTCTCTGCAAGGCCAAAGCAATGCGCTAGTATTTCCTCAGCACGCCGATGACGACGCCTTGGATCGTGACGTTCGGGGCGTAGATGGGTTGCATCGTCGGGTTCGCGGGCTGAAGGCGGATGCGGCCCTTTTCCTTGTAGAACTTCTTCAACGTCGCGTCGCCGCCCTCGAGGATGGCGACGACGGTTTCACCGTCTCGGGCGGTTGCCCGTTTCTCGACGATCACGTAATCCCCGTCGCGGATCTGTTCGTCAATCATCGAGTCGCCGCGCACCTGGAGGGCGAAGGTTTCGCCCGGGCGGCCGCGGAAAAGGCTCTCGAGGTCCAGAAGTTCCGTGTCCTCAATCGCCTCGATGGGCCTGCCGGCGGCGATGCGGCCGACGAGCGGCAGGCGACCCGCTTCGGGCGAGTACTCCGGCGCGAGGGTCACGCCGCGCGCGAGCGTCGGCTCGCGCGTCAGGACCTTCTTCTTTTCCAGCGCCTCGATGTGCTCGAAGACGGTCGGGCGCGAGACGCCGAGGTGGTCGGCGATCTCCCGCATGGTCGGCGCGTACTCGTGTTCCACCCAGTAATCCTGGAGGAAGCGAACGATCTGGAATTGTTTCGGGGTCAGATTGGCCATGCGATTCTCCTTGTGTGCGCTGGCTGGCGCGGTGTTCGCCGCGCGACTGCGAAACGACAAGCACCCAGCCCCGAAGGGGTCCAACAGCAGAACAAGGATAAACTGGGCGGCTAACTGTCGCTGCGCGAGGCGCTCGTTGCTCGCACGAAGGGAGTAGGGCCGGGGCGCCCCCTGGGCTCGTGCTTCGCAGCGAAGTGCTGCTTCGCAGAGTGGCAGTCGAACCCCGGCCCTCCGTTGGGAACGGCGCCACCGGTGGGAACGGTGACGTGCCCTGGCTTGCCTGGACCGCCGTCTCACCGGGCCGCCGGAGCGTCTGAGGCCGGACGGGAGTGGGAAGCCCGTCTCTCGGCCGCCAGTCGCGCCGGAGGTCGGCAGGCGGGCAACGGCAGGTGGGGGCCGCCGCTGCCGCACTATGGCAGGTCCAGGGTCGCCGTGGTTCTCGCTTCCGGTCCGAGGCCGGTGGGCTGAGGAGGGCACGGGGTAACTCCCCAGCCCCAGGCCGACCTCAAGACTCGGTTGCTGTCCTCGCCGCTCAGGCGGCGGAGTTTGCTTGACCCCCGCCTGG contains these protein-coding regions:
- a CDS encoding bifunctional 5,10-methylenetetrahydrofolate dehydrogenase/5,10-methenyltetrahydrofolate cyclohydrolase, which translates into the protein MGPEIEAIKERTGSPPRLASLLASDNPGARVYTRSQAKSCEEVGIAYDLVELAPDTSADALGAKIDELGADPAVHGILLQMPLPPGIDAQQMAERIPAGKDVEGITAANLGKLLFYEPAQLVPCTAAAAYELIKFAGCQVKGAECVVVGHSPIVGKPVACLITNDLGTCTICHIGTRDLKAHTTKAEILVVAAGKAGLVRGEHIMPGATVIDVGINRVSVLDERGQPVLNDKGKKKMKTVGDVEFESARKVAGAITPVPGGVGPVTVAILLRNTVRAARALVR
- the metK gene encoding methionine adenosyltransferase, with translation MPEGHVLFTSEAVTCGHPDKMADQISDAILDAMIAQDPASRVACETLVSTGMCIVAGEVTTKAVVDIPDVVRKTIKDIGYTDASMGFDYEHCAVLVSLKRQSPDIAMGVNAAKGKEQGAGDQGIMFGYACRETLELMPMPIQLAHQLCNRLAEARRSGELKWLRPDGKSQVTVQYDEEGRPVRVHTVLVSTQHADTVSNEEIRRAVIAHIVHPVIPAELLDDDTIYHVNPTGRFVIGGPHGDCGLTGRKIIVDTYGGKGSHGGGAFSGKDPSKVDRSAAYMCRHVAKNVVAADLADECEVQVSYAIGVADPLSVRVDTAGTGAIRDVDLAKVIREVFPLKPRAMIEYLDLLRPIYRKTAEGGHFGRELPEFTWEELRKVDELKQAARKYE
- a CDS encoding site-specific DNA-methyltransferase, which translates into the protein MTESNSRVLAVAPHDVTSVELERSRKRRTEIPTVRPYNGPATKHVLSLGDARRLDWIEDETVHLVVTSPPYFNLKKYNDHPNQLGDLDDYQAFLCELDTVWQHCFRVLVPGGRLVCNVGDVCVARRANGGRHHVFPLHADISVRARRIGFDYLTPIIWHKIANAKFEAGRRGGGFLGKPYEPNAIVKNDIEYVLMLRKHGAYRKPTDEQRAFSRLTKEEQDKWFRPIWTGLTGASTRSHPAPFPVEFAFRLVRMFSFTSDTVLDPFAGTGTTSVAAMMANRNSISNEVDPAYFEMATNRLRSEIGQRGLFTHAPVLLIQKNGQNTQR
- the lexA gene encoding transcriptional repressor LexA, which translates into the protein MANLTPKQFQIVRFLQDYWVEHEYAPTMREIADHLGVSRPTVFEHIEALEKKKVLTREPTLARGVTLAPEYSPEAGRLPLVGRIAAGRPIEAIEDTELLDLESLFRGRPGETFALQVRGDSMIDEQIRDGDYVIVEKRATARDGETVVAILEGGDATLKKFYKEKGRIRLQPANPTMQPIYAPNVTIQGVVIGVLRKY